A region from the Paenibacillus humicola genome encodes:
- a CDS encoding LysR substrate-binding domain-containing protein translates to MNLHGLLVFHHVAEKGGVTKAAETLRISQPAVTAHVRNLGRELGLPLLAPKGRGVLLTEAGERVAGHAARLFALQREIERDLDAFRAGQSGALRIAATSLPANYLLPECLARYRGECPGVFVALTTLNAREAMRALLLYEADLAFIGGGAEPPAGLVQRLLLEDELWFIVRAGHPLAGQTVPLERMAQEPFVMREPGSAAREKLLSLCRVKGVRPPRTALQVSGMHETVRAAAAGFGAAFVSSLEAKEAAAAGEIARVRVDGAELFNPVALVTRADDPLPPPAARFAALLTGGGQA, encoded by the coding sequence ATGAACCTGCACGGGCTTCTCGTTTTTCACCATGTCGCTGAAAAGGGCGGCGTGACGAAAGCGGCGGAGACGCTTCGCATCAGCCAGCCGGCAGTGACGGCGCACGTTCGCAACCTCGGGCGGGAGCTCGGGCTGCCGCTGCTTGCGCCAAAGGGAAGGGGCGTGCTGCTGACCGAGGCGGGCGAGCGGGTCGCGGGGCATGCGGCAAGGCTGTTCGCGCTGCAGCGCGAGATCGAACGCGACCTCGACGCGTTTCGCGCCGGGCAGTCAGGCGCGCTGCGCATCGCGGCGACGTCGCTGCCGGCGAATTATTTGCTGCCGGAGTGTCTGGCCCGTTACCGCGGGGAATGTCCGGGCGTATTCGTGGCCCTGACGACGCTGAACGCCCGGGAAGCGATGCGGGCGCTGCTGCTCTACGAAGCGGATCTCGCTTTTATCGGCGGAGGCGCGGAGCCGCCGGCCGGACTCGTCCAGCGGCTGCTGCTGGAGGACGAGCTCTGGTTTATCGTCCGGGCCGGCCATCCGCTGGCCGGGCAGACGGTGCCGCTGGAGCGGATGGCGCAGGAGCCGTTCGTCATGCGCGAGCCCGGCAGCGCCGCCCGCGAGAAGCTGCTTTCGCTTTGCCGCGTGAAGGGGGTCCGCCCGCCGCGGACGGCGCTGCAGGTAAGCGGCATGCACGAGACGGTCCGCGCGGCGGCCGCCGGCTTCGGTGCGGCTTTCGTATCGTCGCTGGAAGCGAAGGAAGCGGCGGCGGCCGGCGAAATCGCGCGTGTCCGCGTCGACGGCGCCGAGCTGTTTAATCCGGTCGCACTGGTTACGCGCGCGGACGATCCGCTGCCGCCGCCCGCGGCCCGCTTCGCCGCATTGCTGACCGGCGGCGGACAGGCATGA
- a CDS encoding carbohydrate ABC transporter permease, giving the protein MEQKRTPKMVRTWIKGYLFILPSIVGFSVFVAYPLLSSMYYALTEWGGYDRPRFVGFANFKYMFTVDPAFWPSIRATFYFVLMSVPSSLVLGLFLAVLLNRSLPGIKWFRTIFYLPTVVPSIATLTLWLFIYQPQYGLANSVLRALGLPDGTWLTSEMTALPSIVLVGLWQVGAGMIIFLSGLQAVPKDMYEAADVDGAPRWRILLHITLPMITPILFLQLILGIIGAFQAFNQVQVLTGGGPNFSTSLLNFKIYDDAFNGKLFGYSIAEVWVLFCIIMIFTLVTYRYSNRFVYYESDNSR; this is encoded by the coding sequence TTGGAACAAAAACGGACACCTAAGATGGTCCGAACGTGGATCAAAGGCTATTTGTTCATCCTGCCTTCCATTGTCGGGTTCAGCGTCTTTGTCGCCTACCCGCTGCTGTCCTCGATGTATTATGCGCTGACGGAATGGGGCGGGTACGACCGGCCGCGCTTTGTGGGCTTCGCCAACTTCAAGTACATGTTTACGGTTGATCCCGCATTCTGGCCTTCGATCCGGGCGACGTTCTATTTCGTGCTGATGAGCGTGCCGTCGTCGCTCGTGCTCGGCCTGTTTCTGGCGGTGCTGCTGAACCGGAGCCTGCCGGGCATCAAATGGTTCCGCACGATTTTTTACCTGCCGACGGTAGTGCCGTCCATTGCGACGCTGACGCTCTGGTTGTTCATTTACCAGCCGCAGTACGGCCTTGCCAACTCCGTGCTGCGGGCGCTCGGGCTTCCGGACGGAACCTGGCTGACGAGTGAAATGACAGCGCTTCCGTCGATCGTGCTGGTCGGACTGTGGCAGGTCGGGGCGGGAATGATCATTTTTTTGAGCGGCCTGCAGGCGGTCCCGAAGGACATGTACGAGGCGGCCGACGTTGACGGTGCGCCCCGGTGGCGGATCCTTCTGCACATCACGCTGCCGATGATTACACCGATCCTGTTCCTGCAGCTTATTTTGGGAATTATCGGCGCTTTCCAGGCATTCAACCAGGTGCAGGTGCTGACCGGCGGGGGACCGAATTTTTCCACATCGCTGCTCAACTTCAAAATTTACGACGACGCGTTCAACGGCAAGCTGTTCGGCTACTCCATCGCGGAAGTATGGGTGCTGTTTTGCATCATCATGATTTTTACGCTTGTGACCTACCGCTACTCGAACCGGTTTGTGTATTACGAAAGCGACAACTCCCGATAA
- the thrC gene encoding threonine synthase — protein MKAVCIECGKETALSPMRYACGCGGPLDVKQPFAGLDPERLKRVFRERRAHRTGIYASGVWRYKELIAPELPESAVVTKNEGNTGLYEREPATAYAGVRRLMFKAQSENPSGSFKDNGMTAAVSHGISLGYERFACASTGNTSASLAMYAAFAGKQSIVLVPKRDVSDNKVLQTLAAGADIRTFDGTYDDGLRYLETHAEEQELYLCNSVNPLRIEGQKSIVFELAEQLNWRLPDWIVVPGGALGNAAALGKGLRELHALGFIDKLPQLAVVQAEGAAPFHRLMNGRDGSGATAGGERMLHPEPRPHTRATALKIGHPPSWRKAAAMLELTGGTTAAVGDDEILDAKACIDRCGIGCEPASAAALAGLRQLVRSGAVHPEQTAACILTGHLLKDTDAIREYHLEGRIGSSQLRSRLTHLGKL, from the coding sequence ATGAAGGCAGTATGCATCGAGTGCGGCAAAGAGACGGCGCTCTCTCCGATGCGGTATGCATGCGGATGCGGAGGGCCGCTGGACGTCAAGCAGCCGTTCGCCGGGCTGGATCCCGAGCGGCTGAAACGCGTGTTCCGGGAGCGCAGGGCGCACCGGACCGGCATATATGCGAGCGGTGTATGGCGCTATAAGGAGCTGATCGCACCGGAGCTGCCCGAAAGCGCCGTCGTGACGAAGAACGAAGGCAATACAGGGTTGTACGAGCGGGAGCCGGCGACCGCCTATGCCGGCGTCCGGCGGCTCATGTTCAAGGCGCAGAGCGAGAATCCGAGCGGTTCGTTCAAGGACAACGGCATGACCGCAGCCGTCTCGCACGGCATCTCGCTCGGGTACGAGCGCTTCGCCTGCGCGTCGACCGGCAATACATCCGCTTCACTGGCTATGTATGCGGCGTTCGCCGGCAAACAATCGATTGTGCTCGTCCCGAAGAGAGACGTCTCGGACAACAAAGTGCTGCAGACGCTTGCCGCCGGGGCGGACATTCGCACGTTCGACGGCACCTATGACGACGGCCTGCGCTATCTTGAAACGCATGCGGAGGAGCAGGAGCTCTATCTATGCAATTCCGTCAACCCGCTGCGCATCGAAGGTCAGAAAAGCATCGTATTCGAGCTCGCCGAGCAGCTGAATTGGAGGCTCCCCGACTGGATTGTTGTGCCGGGCGGCGCACTCGGCAACGCAGCCGCGCTCGGTAAAGGCCTGCGGGAGCTGCACGCGCTCGGCTTCATTGACAAGCTCCCGCAGCTTGCAGTCGTGCAGGCAGAAGGAGCCGCTCCGTTCCACCGGCTGATGAACGGCCGGGACGGCAGCGGTGCAACAGCCGGCGGCGAACGGATGCTCCACCCCGAACCCCGGCCGCATACGCGCGCCACGGCGCTCAAGATCGGTCATCCGCCGAGCTGGCGCAAAGCAGCCGCGATGCTTGAGCTGACCGGCGGTACGACGGCCGCCGTCGGCGACGACGAGATTCTGGATGCGAAAGCGTGCATCGACCGCTGCGGCATCGGCTGCGAGCCGGCTTCCGCCGCCGCGCTCGCCGGGCTCAGGCAGCTGGTACGCTCCGGCGCCGTCCATCCCGAACAGACGGCCGCCTGCATCCTGACCGGCCATCTGCTGAAGGATACCGACGCGATCCGGGAGTATCATCTGGAGGGGCGCATCGGAAGCAGCCAGCTTCGCAGCCGGCTGACGCATCTCGGGAAGTTGTAA
- a CDS encoding ABC transporter substrate-binding protein, which produces MNRRTYKNVTAFMVILPMAGALVGCGGSGSGGGNSNANAPAPADSGKAQSVEVTLMTWESAEMNNKIMASMQKFEQDNPGITVKLIPTPLDNYGVKLNGMIAAKKAPDIFMTGNDMVLDNGAQGLLYDWSQQAGNDQTFMNGFYPGVLDSWHIGDKLVGLPGLLNTYGIFYNKKLFKDAGLAEPKIGWTYDEFFADMQKLSSKKGGVQQYGYYAAPDPFNVSLYSVSAGGAPFADSISNPTKVTISPQFIEGADRYKDAVKNGYMNPPTYDLTNVMSSFKEGKVGMTYQGQWVADDLIRTAPKDLEWGFVPQPVVQSQAEIYDAVGWCSPASIQHPDAVWKVLKYLDSSMYAEVLPQTPVAPAAYKTSASAYFDALKTAGHPDLGEAIDHILNSKNIQPIRFLTTWGGKAYPFITATWPNVMGGKADDSQLNTMADKINKVIQSAK; this is translated from the coding sequence ATGAACAGGAGAACATACAAAAATGTAACCGCATTCATGGTAATTTTGCCCATGGCGGGCGCTTTGGTGGGATGCGGCGGCAGCGGCAGCGGCGGCGGTAATTCGAATGCGAACGCACCCGCTCCGGCCGATTCCGGCAAAGCGCAATCGGTCGAGGTGACGCTGATGACGTGGGAATCGGCGGAAATGAACAACAAAATCATGGCGTCGATGCAAAAATTCGAGCAGGACAATCCGGGCATTACGGTCAAGCTTATTCCGACGCCGCTCGACAACTACGGGGTGAAGCTGAACGGCATGATTGCGGCGAAGAAAGCGCCGGACATTTTCATGACGGGCAACGACATGGTGCTCGACAACGGCGCGCAGGGGCTGCTGTACGACTGGTCGCAGCAGGCGGGGAACGATCAGACGTTCATGAACGGCTTTTATCCCGGCGTGCTGGACAGCTGGCATATCGGCGACAAGCTGGTCGGACTGCCCGGCCTGCTGAATACGTACGGCATTTTCTACAATAAGAAGCTGTTCAAGGACGCCGGGCTGGCGGAGCCGAAAATCGGCTGGACATACGACGAGTTTTTCGCCGATATGCAGAAGCTGTCGAGCAAGAAGGGCGGCGTGCAGCAGTACGGCTACTATGCCGCGCCGGACCCGTTCAACGTTTCGCTGTATTCGGTATCCGCGGGAGGCGCTCCGTTCGCCGATTCGATTTCGAATCCGACGAAGGTGACGATCAGTCCGCAGTTCATCGAAGGCGCGGATCGATACAAGGACGCCGTCAAGAACGGGTATATGAACCCGCCGACCTACGATCTGACGAACGTTATGAGCTCATTTAAGGAAGGCAAGGTCGGCATGACGTATCAGGGGCAATGGGTGGCAGACGACTTGATTCGGACCGCTCCGAAGGATTTGGAATGGGGCTTCGTGCCGCAGCCGGTCGTGCAGAGCCAGGCGGAAATTTACGACGCCGTCGGCTGGTGCAGCCCCGCTTCGATTCAGCATCCGGACGCCGTCTGGAAGGTGCTGAAATATTTGGATTCGAGCATGTATGCGGAAGTGCTGCCGCAGACGCCGGTCGCCCCGGCGGCGTACAAAACGTCCGCAAGCGCCTATTTCGATGCGCTGAAGACGGCGGGTCATCCCGATTTGGGCGAAGCAATCGATCACATTTTAAATTCGAAAAACATTCAGCCGATTCGTTTCCTGACGACGTGGGGAGGCAAAGCCTATCCGTTCATTACGGCAACTTGGCCGAACGTCATGGGCGGCAAGGCGGACGACAGCCAGCTGAACACCATGGCGGACAAAATCAACAAGGTTATTCAGTCGGCGAAGTAA
- a CDS encoding GntR family transcriptional regulator codes for MELLNVHDSSKPMYEQLYTALLEAIRAGKFKAGDRVPSEKELAEEYGVSRITSKKALEMLASDGKITRKQGRGSFVSEEPRPAAEEPRERHESIEAVRNGEPEGKQTLIGLVMAEFADSYGTGLLSSIERTSTEHGALLMLRRSFGDHEKEKEAIRALLRSGVDGMIIFPSHGEHFNAEILKLVIGEFPLVLIDRYLKGVATTSVSTDNVSAARAATEHLLDLGHRHIALITVPPVDTTAVEDRVDGFIQAHAERGVMIDKSIWLSGITSTLPNSFKEPYIGKDIAQIKAHLQRHGNITAVFAMEYHIALLVKAAAEELSLRIPQDLSILCFDSPPDPFGHYFFTHMMQDQEQMGRIATESVLSLMRGEKPQNKLFLQAKLVAGESTGTCPAAPGL; via the coding sequence ATGGAGCTTTTGAACGTACACGATTCGTCAAAACCAATGTATGAACAGCTGTATACGGCGCTGCTGGAGGCGATCCGTGCGGGAAAATTTAAGGCCGGCGATCGCGTTCCTTCGGAGAAGGAGCTGGCCGAGGAGTACGGCGTCAGCCGCATCACGAGCAAAAAGGCGCTGGAGATGCTGGCGAGCGACGGAAAAATTACGCGCAAGCAGGGGCGGGGCTCGTTCGTTTCCGAGGAACCCCGTCCCGCAGCGGAGGAACCTCGGGAGCGGCATGAGTCTATCGAGGCCGTCCGAAACGGCGAGCCCGAGGGGAAACAAACGCTGATCGGGCTTGTGATGGCCGAGTTCGCGGACAGCTACGGCACGGGGCTGCTTTCCAGCATCGAGCGGACAAGCACGGAGCACGGGGCGCTGCTGATGCTCCGCCGCTCCTTCGGCGATCACGAGAAGGAGAAGGAAGCGATCCGCGCGCTGCTGCGCAGCGGCGTCGACGGGATGATCATTTTTCCGTCGCACGGGGAGCATTTCAACGCCGAGATATTGAAGCTGGTGATCGGGGAATTCCCGCTTGTCCTGATCGACCGCTACCTGAAAGGCGTCGCGACAACCTCCGTCAGTACGGACAATGTATCCGCGGCGCGAGCGGCGACCGAACACCTGCTTGACCTCGGCCACCGCCATATCGCGCTGATCACCGTTCCGCCGGTCGATACGACGGCCGTCGAGGACCGGGTGGACGGCTTTATTCAGGCGCACGCCGAGCGGGGCGTCATGATCGACAAAAGCATATGGCTGAGCGGCATTACGTCGACTCTGCCCAATTCGTTCAAGGAGCCGTATATCGGCAAGGACATCGCCCAGATTAAAGCGCATCTGCAGCGCCACGGGAACATTACGGCCGTTTTCGCGATGGAATACCATATCGCCCTGCTCGTAAAAGCGGCCGCCGAAGAGCTGTCGCTGCGCATTCCGCAGGATTTGTCGATTTTATGCTTCGACAGCCCGCCGGACCCGTTCGGGCATTATTTTTTCACGCATATGATGCAGGATCAGGAGCAAATGGGGCGGATCGCCACGGAAAGCGTGCTGTCGCTGATGCGCGGGGAGAAGCCGCAGAACAAGCTGTTTCTGCAGGCGAAACTCGTAGCCGGCGAATCGACCGGGACATGCCCGGCCGCTCCCGGCTTGTAA
- a CDS encoding undecaprenyldiphospho-muramoylpentapeptide beta-N-acetylglucosaminyltransferase → MRKILFTGGGSAGHVTVNLALIPRFLAEGWQVDYIGSQDGIERRLIEAVPDVRYFAISTGKLRRYMDWQNVKDPFKVVKGIAQAYRIIRERKPDVVFSKGGFVSVPVVLGARLNRVPVVIHESDMTPGLANRIAIPFAAVVCTTFPETAGQLGSGKARYVGAVVREDLKLGRAERGRAFCRLSAGKPVLLVMGGSLGSRSINEAVRSALPQLTRRFHIVHVCGRGQTVRELESPSYRQYEYVDRELPDVLAMADLVLSRAGSNAIFEFLSLRKPMLLVPLTKEQSRGDQILNARSFQASGYCEVLEETGLNGRTLEQSLARLYDNRRDYISRMTSGERRDALTDVFGLIRREAFQASSAERRF, encoded by the coding sequence TTGAGAAAAATTTTGTTCACCGGCGGCGGCTCGGCCGGGCACGTCACCGTAAATCTGGCGCTCATTCCGCGTTTTCTGGCGGAGGGCTGGCAGGTCGATTACATCGGCTCGCAGGACGGCATCGAGCGGCGGCTGATCGAAGCGGTGCCGGACGTGCGCTATTTTGCCATTTCCACCGGCAAGCTGCGCCGGTACATGGACTGGCAAAACGTCAAGGACCCGTTCAAGGTTGTCAAGGGGATTGCCCAGGCATACCGGATCATCCGGGAACGAAAGCCCGACGTCGTCTTCTCGAAAGGCGGCTTCGTCTCGGTGCCCGTCGTGCTGGGCGCGCGGCTGAACCGGGTGCCGGTCGTTATTCACGAGTCCGATATGACGCCGGGGCTGGCGAACCGGATCGCCATTCCGTTCGCGGCTGTCGTCTGCACGACGTTTCCCGAAACCGCCGGACAGCTGGGAAGCGGGAAAGCGCGCTATGTCGGTGCGGTCGTCCGCGAGGACCTCAAGCTGGGGCGAGCCGAGCGCGGAAGAGCGTTCTGCCGGCTCTCCGCAGGAAAGCCGGTGCTGCTCGTCATGGGCGGCAGCCTCGGCTCGCGCAGTATCAACGAAGCGGTACGGTCCGCCTTGCCGCAGCTAACGAGACGGTTTCACATCGTGCATGTGTGCGGCAGGGGACAGACCGTCCGCGAGCTGGAGTCGCCGTCATACCGGCAGTACGAATATGTCGACCGGGAGCTTCCGGACGTGCTGGCGATGGCCGATCTCGTGCTGTCCCGCGCCGGATCCAATGCGATCTTTGAATTTCTCTCGCTGCGAAAGCCGATGCTGCTCGTCCCGCTGACGAAGGAGCAGAGCCGCGGCGACCAAATTTTGAACGCGCGTTCGTTCCAGGCCTCCGGCTACTGCGAGGTGCTGGAGGAAACGGGTCTGAACGGGAGGACGCTTGAACAATCGCTGGCTCGCCTTTACGACAATCGCCGCGATTATATAAGCCGCATGACGAGCGGCGAGCGGCGCGACGCGTTAACGGACGTTTTCGGGCTGATCCGGCGGGAAGCGTTTCAAGCATCCTCTGCAGAAAGACGCTTTTAA
- a CDS encoding carbohydrate ABC transporter permease yields the protein MSKSQPMEGAVLTETIQSSRRRFPILDSIRFVVLLIGAVAMLFPLMWMITIALKSDNDVFQIPPEWFPRELHWSNFITGTREINFWHTFGNSLFIAVLCTFGQIVSSVLVGYGLGRLSFPGRKMWFSLFVGSLMLPGFVGMIPMFHLFTSIGWYDSWLPIIVPAFFGNATFSFLFVQYVKTIPVSFDEAAKIDGASDFYVLTKVLVPMTLPVIITMVIFAFQGSWNQYLEPLIYIVDQSKWTLSLAMASYTGVYSTAWNLFMAADLIYILPMLLLFFAGQKFFMQGLGSINSASIK from the coding sequence ATGTCCAAATCGCAGCCGATGGAGGGAGCCGTCTTGACCGAAACGATCCAAAGCAGCCGCCGCCGGTTTCCAATCCTCGACAGTATTCGTTTTGTCGTCCTGCTCATCGGGGCCGTCGCGATGCTGTTTCCGCTCATGTGGATGATTACGATCGCCCTGAAAAGCGACAACGACGTCTTTCAAATTCCGCCCGAATGGTTCCCGAGAGAGCTTCACTGGTCCAACTTCATTACCGGGACACGGGAAATCAATTTCTGGCATACGTTCGGCAACTCGCTCTTCATCGCCGTGCTGTGCACGTTCGGCCAGATCGTCAGCTCGGTGCTGGTCGGCTACGGCCTCGGGCGGCTGAGCTTTCCGGGGCGGAAAATGTGGTTCTCGCTGTTCGTCGGCAGCCTGATGCTGCCCGGCTTCGTCGGGATGATCCCGATGTTCCACCTCTTCACGAGCATCGGCTGGTACGATTCGTGGCTGCCGATCATCGTGCCCGCTTTTTTCGGCAATGCGACGTTCTCGTTCCTGTTTGTTCAATATGTGAAGACGATTCCCGTTTCGTTCGACGAAGCGGCCAAAATCGACGGCGCCTCGGATTTTTACGTGCTGACGAAGGTGCTTGTGCCGATGACGCTTCCGGTCATCATTACGATGGTCATTTTCGCCTTTCAAGGCTCGTGGAACCAGTATTTGGAGCCCCTGATCTATATTGTCGACCAGAGCAAATGGACGCTCTCGCTCGCAATGGCTTCTTACACCGGCGTCTATTCGACGGCCTGGAACCTGTTTATGGCGGCGGACCTGATTTACATTCTCCCGATGCTGCTGCTGTTCTTCGCCGGGCAAAAATTTTTCATGCAGGGGCTCGGCTCGATCAACTCCGCTTCGATCAAATGA
- a CDS encoding carbohydrate-binding protein translates to MTRWIRKSGWLALPMAAVLSFTSLAGIGAPKAHAFASSDADTAIKAFNTAFWDAGAKFFRANSGSSDNQGFWIEAELWELVMDAYDHTTDDGLKAKLRTQIDDIFDGTVAKYGDDWTNNHFNDDIMWWAMASARAYQITKEQRYLDKAKYYFHFVYDTQWDDNFAGGGIWWMNSEHTTKNACINFPAAEAAVFLYDITKDDEYLDAASKIYRWGKTMLTDGNGKVFDRIEQEHGAVPDATHYNQGTFIGAAVGLYRVTGNPVYLNDAVKAAAFTKAHLTDGSGLLRYEGPNGDLKGGKTILVRNLAYLQQALNQETDPSYKAFAGELDSWLAYNTDTAWNNRNAENLVDGNWSGQLLGGTYDSWSAAAAVEALTVLKPGNAAPPQQAPVSAYDKIEAENYSVGYGFGLEGSAEGTLQLAGIQPGYYAVYRSVDFGSAGAAGVIARAASATGGGNIEIRLDSLDGPLAGTVNVQGTGSWNTFTDAVTAFKDGQGNPAKITGVHDVYLVFTKTNDTYLFNLNWFKFTASDPSRTDAYARLKAGNYDDGKGFQVNKDQGDLESIQDGAYAMYKGIDFGAGAPGVTVHAASGGEGGRVEIRLDAPDGPLAGTIGIPATGGEADWLEIMGTVDDKLASGVHDVYLVFHGTDGGDVPFKLDWFSFTTVKGQARDAYGKLEAEDSSGGTGFGTENGGGQTYLAGIYGPNNPYAMYNYIDFGSTSPAKMYVNAASDTGGGTIEVRTDSLNGPLIATLHVPGTGGWQNFQVSAADLTAPVTGKHIVFLLFKGNDWLFNLDKFTFGDPAVFTAPPVQTEPVSDHVPPGDVENVQVIRTDEGIRLYWDGPYDVDGQKEQIALFSGGRQAGDTAEVARGVQTVMLPADGIGQEYSIAIKSVDASGNVSSGITVDSKELPFFSLTADGKAIDNGGQAEDWTKITFSVWDHTSSLTSAVITLNGKDYVLDPRTKPGIDIDLAGNLGDTTAVATLADAAGNRLSRTFDFRIVTSVHSMQQLVSRFQASGELGKALASQLANALKQAQQQLDIGKRDQAGKHMQDFVKSLNREALSGQASERAKTALNADAQWLLDSWR, encoded by the coding sequence ATGACACGATGGATAAGAAAATCCGGGTGGCTCGCGCTGCCGATGGCGGCTGTACTAAGCTTCACGTCGCTCGCCGGTATCGGGGCGCCGAAGGCGCACGCATTCGCTTCGTCCGATGCGGACACGGCCATTAAGGCGTTCAACACGGCTTTCTGGGACGCGGGCGCGAAATTTTTCCGGGCGAATTCCGGCAGCTCCGACAATCAAGGCTTCTGGATCGAAGCGGAGCTGTGGGAGCTTGTGATGGATGCTTACGACCATACGACGGATGACGGGCTGAAGGCGAAGCTGAGAACTCAGATCGACGACATTTTCGACGGGACGGTTGCCAAATACGGCGACGATTGGACGAACAACCATTTCAACGACGACATCATGTGGTGGGCGATGGCAAGCGCGCGGGCCTATCAAATTACGAAGGAGCAGCGCTATCTGGACAAGGCGAAATATTATTTCCATTTTGTCTACGATACACAGTGGGACGATAATTTCGCCGGCGGCGGCATTTGGTGGATGAACAGCGAGCATACGACCAAGAACGCCTGCATTAACTTCCCGGCTGCCGAAGCGGCGGTTTTCCTGTACGACATTACGAAGGACGACGAATATTTGGATGCCGCCTCCAAGATTTACCGGTGGGGCAAAACGATGCTGACGGACGGGAACGGCAAAGTGTTCGACCGCATCGAACAGGAACATGGCGCCGTACCGGATGCGACGCATTATAACCAGGGCACCTTCATCGGCGCCGCGGTCGGCCTCTACCGCGTAACGGGAAATCCGGTCTACCTGAACGACGCGGTCAAAGCGGCCGCCTTCACCAAAGCGCACTTGACGGACGGCAGCGGGCTGCTTCGTTACGAGGGACCGAACGGCGACCTGAAGGGCGGCAAAACGATTTTGGTGCGCAACCTCGCTTATCTCCAGCAGGCGCTGAACCAGGAGACCGATCCCTCCTACAAAGCGTTCGCCGGCGAGCTTGACAGCTGGCTTGCGTATAATACCGATACCGCCTGGAACAATCGAAACGCGGAAAATCTCGTCGATGGGAACTGGTCGGGACAGCTGCTTGGCGGCACGTACGACTCCTGGTCGGCGGCGGCAGCCGTCGAAGCGCTCACCGTGTTAAAGCCCGGGAATGCCGCTCCTCCGCAGCAGGCTCCGGTCAGCGCTTACGATAAAATCGAAGCGGAAAATTACAGCGTCGGCTACGGGTTCGGTTTGGAGGGCAGCGCGGAAGGCACGCTGCAGCTGGCCGGTATCCAGCCCGGCTACTATGCGGTTTACCGCAGCGTCGATTTCGGCTCGGCCGGCGCCGCCGGAGTTATTGCCCGTGCGGCCAGCGCGACGGGCGGGGGCAACATCGAGATCCGGCTCGATTCGCTGGACGGTCCGCTGGCCGGAACGGTAAACGTCCAGGGGACGGGCAGCTGGAACACGTTTACGGATGCCGTTACGGCGTTTAAGGACGGCCAGGGCAATCCGGCGAAAATTACGGGGGTACACGACGTGTACCTGGTGTTTACGAAAACGAACGATACCTATTTGTTCAATTTAAACTGGTTCAAATTTACGGCGTCCGACCCGTCCCGAACCGATGCCTATGCCAGGCTGAAGGCCGGCAATTATGACGATGGGAAGGGATTCCAGGTCAACAAGGACCAAGGAGATCTGGAATCGATTCAGGACGGCGCTTATGCGATGTACAAAGGCATCGACTTCGGCGCCGGGGCGCCGGGCGTAACCGTTCATGCCGCAAGCGGCGGCGAGGGCGGCCGGGTCGAGATCCGGCTGGATGCCCCGGACGGACCGCTCGCAGGGACGATCGGCATCCCGGCGACCGGCGGGGAGGCGGACTGGCTGGAAATCATGGGAACCGTCGACGATAAGCTGGCATCCGGCGTCCATGACGTGTATCTCGTTTTTCACGGGACGGACGGCGGAGACGTTCCGTTCAAGCTGGACTGGTTCAGCTTCACGACGGTGAAGGGACAGGCGCGAGACGCTTACGGCAAGCTGGAGGCCGAAGACAGCTCCGGCGGCACCGGCTTCGGGACGGAGAACGGAGGCGGCCAGACGTACCTTGCAGGCATATACGGCCCGAATAATCCTTATGCCATGTACAACTATATCGATTTCGGAAGCACGAGCCCGGCCAAAATGTACGTGAATGCGGCGAGCGACACGGGCGGCGGCACGATCGAGGTCCGGACCGACAGCTTAAACGGCCCGTTGATCGCGACCCTACATGTTCCGGGAACCGGCGGCTGGCAAAATTTCCAGGTGTCCGCAGCGGACTTGACGGCTCCCGTCACCGGCAAGCATATTGTGTTCCTGCTGTTCAAAGGCAACGACTGGCTGTTCAACCTCGATAAATTCACGTTCGGCGATCCGGCTGTCTTTACGGCGCCTCCGGTTCAAACGGAGCCTGTCTCGGATCACGTCCCGCCGGGAGACGTCGAGAATGTGCAGGTCATTCGTACGGATGAAGGCATCCGGCTGTATTGGGACGGCCCTTACGATGTCGACGGGCAGAAAGAGCAAATCGCCCTGTTCAGCGGAGGGCGGCAGGCCGGAGACACGGCCGAAGTTGCCCGAGGCGTCCAGACGGTGATGCTGCCGGCTGACGGCATCGGGCAAGAATATTCCATTGCCATCAAGTCGGTGGACGCGTCCGGCAACGTTTCGAGCGGGATAACGGTGGATAGCAAGGAGCTGCCTTTTTTCTCGCTTACGGCGGACGGCAAGGCGATCGATAACGGCGGACAGGCGGAAGACTGGACGAAAATCACGTTTAGCGTATGGGATCATACGTCATCCTTGACGTCCGCGGTCATCACGCTTAACGGCAAGGACTATGTTCTCGATCCGCGGACAAAGCCGGGCATCGACATCGATTTGGCCGGGAATCTCGGCGATACGACGGCTGTCGCGACGTTGGCGGACGCTGCCGGAAACCGGCTGAGCAGGACGTTCGATTTTCGCATCGTCACGAGCGTCCATTCCATGCAGCAGCTCGTCTCCCGGTTTCAGGCATCCGGCGAGCTCGGTAAGGCGCTGGCTTCGCAGCTTGCCAATGCGCTGAAGCAGGCTCAGCAGCAGCTGGATATCGGTAAGCGGGATCAAGCGGGCAAGCATATGCAAGATTTCGTCAAAAGTCTGAATCGCGAAGCATTGAGCGGCCAGGCGTCCGAACGCGCCAAGACGGCGCTGAACGCCGACGCGCAGTGGCTGCTCGATTCCTGGCGGTAA